ATACGACATCCTCTCCCTTGGCGAGGTGATGCTCCGCCTCGACCCGGGCGAGGGCCGCGTGCACACCACGCGCCAGTTCGCTGCCTGGGAAGGTGGCGGCGAGTACAACGTGGCCCGTGGCCTGCGCCGCTGCTTCGGCCTGCGCGCCGCCGTGGTGACCGCTTTCGCGGAGAACCCCGTCGGGCGGCTGATCGAGGACTTCATCCTCCAGGGCGGCGTCGATACGCGCTTCATCCAGTGGAAGGACTACGACGGCGTGGGCCGCACCGTCCGCAACGGCCTCAACTTCACCGAGCGCGGCTTCGGCATCCGCGGCGCCGTTGGCGTGCCCGACCGCGGCCACACCGCCGCCAGCCAGATCAAGGTCGGCGACATTGACTGGGAGTACATTTTTGGCGAATGCGGCGTGCGCTGGTTCCACACCGGCGGCATCTACGCGGCCCTTTCCGACACCACACCGGACGTGGTCATTGAGGCGGTCAAGATCGCCAAGAAGAACGGCACCATCGTCTCCTACGACCTCAACTACCGCCCCTCGCTGTGGAAGTCCATCGGCGGCCACGCCAAGTGCCAGGAAGTCAACCGCGAGATCGCCAAGTACGTGGACGTCATGATCGGCAACGAAGAAGACTTCACCGCGTGCCTAGGCTTCGAGGTCGAGGGCGTGAGCGAGCAGATCGGCAACATCCAGGTCGAGAGCTTCAAGAAGATGATCGCCACCGCCGTGAAGGAGTTCCCGAACTTCCAGGCCACCGGCACGACCCTGCGCGAAGTCCACACCGCCACGGTCAACGACTGGAGCGCCATCTGCTGGCATGATGGGGGCTTCTACGAGTCGCGCGAGTACCCGCGCCTGGAAATCCTCGACCGCGTCGGCGGCGGCGACAGCTTCGCCAGCGGCCTGATCTACGGCTTCCTTTCCGCCAACGACCCCCAGCTCGCCGTCGATTATGGCGCGGCTCACGGCGCTCTTGCCATGACCACACCCGGCGACACCACCATGGCCTCCTGTAAGGAAGTCGAAAAGATCATGAAGGGCGGCTCCGCCCGCGTCGTGCGCTAAGGGAATGAGGCTGGTCACGAAGGACACGAGGAAGACACGAAGAGCACAAAGATGAAGGTGGACGCTTCAATAACTTCTGACGTCGAGGCATTGGCGAATCGGGTTATTGGAGCGGCTATCGAAGTGCACAAAAGTGTTGGCCCTGGCTTACTGGAAAGTGCTTACGAAAAATGCCTTTCCCACGAACTGACGCTTCGAGGCATTTCCCATCAGTGTCAGCTTTCTGTTTCCATTTCCTACAAAGACTGCCTGATCGAAAATGCTTACCGCATCGACTTGTTAGTCGAGGGTGCGCTCGTCGTCGAGCTCAAGGCCGTTGATGAACTTCTCCCTGTCCACACCGCCCAAGTCTTGACCTATTTAAAATTTCAGCAGGCCCGGCTCGGTCTGTTGATTAATTTCAGAGCCAGAACTCTAAAAGAAGGACTGAAGAGGATCGTTCTGTAGCGCTTTGTGCTCTTTGTGTCTCCTTGGTGCCCTTCGTGACCCATTAAAAAATGTCTAATTACCTGAACGAACTTTTCTCCCTCGAAGGAAAAACCGCGGTCGTCATCGGCGGCACGGGCGAGCTGTGCGGCGCGATGGCCGAAGGGCTGGCCGGAGCCGGGGCCGAGGTGGTCCTCGTCGGTCGCAGCGAGGAAAAAGCCGCCGCCCGCCTGGAGAAGCTCCACCGTTTCCACGGCAAAAGCTACTTCGAGTCTTGTGAAGTCGGCGACGCGGAGCAGCGCAAGGAGCTGCTTGAGCGCGTGCTGAAAAAGTCCGGCCAAGTGGACATCCTCGTCAACGGCGCGGGTGTCAACAGCCCGACCCCGTTCTTCGAAATTTCCGAAGAGGAGCTGGACCGCATCCTCGACATTAACTTCAAGTCGCTCTTCGCGTGCTGCCAGGTCTTTGGCAAGTACTTCGTCGAGCGCGGGCAGGGCGGGTCGATCATCAATGTCGGCTCCATGTCCGGGGTGATCCCGCTCTCGCGCGTCTTCACCTACTCGGCGACCAAGGCCGCCGTCCACAACCTCTCAAAAAATCTCGCCCGCGAGTGGGCCACGCAGAACATCCGCGTCAACACGCTCGTGCCCGGTTTCTTCCCGGCGGAGCAGAACCGCAAGGTGCTCACCCCCGAACGTGTCCAGCAGATTATGGG
The DNA window shown above is from Ruficoccus amylovorans and carries:
- a CDS encoding sugar kinase, whose protein sequence is MAIEIKSQESCQYDILSLGEVMLRLDPGEGRVHTTRQFAAWEGGGEYNVARGLRRCFGLRAAVVTAFAENPVGRLIEDFILQGGVDTRFIQWKDYDGVGRTVRNGLNFTERGFGIRGAVGVPDRGHTAASQIKVGDIDWEYIFGECGVRWFHTGGIYAALSDTTPDVVIEAVKIAKKNGTIVSYDLNYRPSLWKSIGGHAKCQEVNREIAKYVDVMIGNEEDFTACLGFEVEGVSEQIGNIQVESFKKMIATAVKEFPNFQATGTTLREVHTATVNDWSAICWHDGGFYESREYPRLEILDRVGGGDSFASGLIYGFLSANDPQLAVDYGAAHGALAMTTPGDTTMASCKEVEKIMKGGSARVVR
- a CDS encoding SDR family oxidoreductase, with protein sequence MSNYLNELFSLEGKTAVVIGGTGELCGAMAEGLAGAGAEVVLVGRSEEKAAARLEKLHRFHGKSYFESCEVGDAEQRKELLERVLKKSGQVDILVNGAGVNSPTPFFEISEEELDRILDINFKSLFACCQVFGKYFVERGQGGSIINVGSMSGVIPLSRVFTYSATKAAVHNLSKNLAREWATQNIRVNTLVPGFFPAEQNRKVLTPERVQQIMGHTPMKRFGEARELVGATLLLASDAGSFITGAEILVDGGYAAMTI
- a CDS encoding GxxExxY protein encodes the protein MKVDASITSDVEALANRVIGAAIEVHKSVGPGLLESAYEKCLSHELTLRGISHQCQLSVSISYKDCLIENAYRIDLLVEGALVVELKAVDELLPVHTAQVLTYLKFQQARLGLLINFRARTLKEGLKRIVL